The genomic segment caGATGTCCGGTACTGCTGTACGGTACGGGTCTCGTAGTTTCGTACCTAGTATTTCTAGTACtgtagtaggcgtagcataccggtaacaattttttgacatgtcaaTCCCAACCCTCActtgactacgccatccaaaaattccgtcactacgacgtcacaatcacgtcatagaacTTGCCAAATACCGTACTCGTACGATCGCCCAAAATCGCATCgacgccgacgataaagaactgactgacgtcaACGTTCTCTCTCCTATTGGGATCGTTGCCACAAAAAAAGgagagaaatggctgttcgatttcgggttctcgtctgcgggtcttggatgacagttcgcataatttgaagggctctattacgtcactgtgatgtcgtaatgacataatttttagatggtgtggtcaggtgggggttaggattgacacgtgaaaaaattgttatgttacgcctactagaagtacgaaggtacgaaactacatgagacccctgCTGTACTGCCATATGCTGATATGAGATAAGTTCagaagttatttgttttcggaatcatggacttgatggtggaggaagccgcaaccgaccagcggttacgtgaaccacccaacgaaaTAGAATTACTGTACCGGTACTGAGGTACCGTAATTATAAATCGGTAAGTACTGTACTGTATAAACAGATATAAGAGAATAGTAAATCTGaacattgattttttgtttcaaatttttacctataaaatattcaagcctCGTGGCATGTGTGCTTATTAAACAATTTTCATCATTAAATATCTTGCGCAATATTTCTTTCTCTAGCCCAGAGTGAAACTAGACTTTGTTCAGTGATATTTATTGTTAGGAATTGGTTGATAAAACAACTGATTTTGTCGGAGTATGGCAGAAGGAGTGACAGATCAAACaccaaaaaaagaaataaaaaaatgtcgaAGCGACTTCAGATTTGGTCAAGTGCTTGGCGAGGGTTCGTATTCAACGGTGATATTGGCTGAagaaaaaacaactaaaaaggaatttgcaataaaaatcattcaaaaacGGCACATCATGAAAGAAAGAAAAACTGCACATGTATGTAAAGTTTACTTTTtgtaaaattgagaaaaaatgaatatatttccgGGCTCAATGGTGTGGCTCATCATgttaagcattaggaatatgcttaccaccacacctctgattgaCCTGCGTTGATTTGCATggttaattatgtgcaagaggactGACTTCTCGTCCCCATAAAGTGGTTCGTGTAACAGCGGATTGGTTACGTCTTCCTCGATCAAGTCCGTGCTTCTGAAAATatataactggctaactaatcctatacatggactggtgatcgcACAAGAGGTCTAGTTTCACCATTATTATGATTGAGCCACACTATTGGCTTTACTTTCTCTGGGATAAATTTGTTATATTGAAGTCAGTTAATGTTGTTGGCACAGATGAAAGGGCTCAGGTGCAAACTACATGTCCGTTATTTCATCTTGAATAAGTTGTAATCTATTGACTGAATGTCAAACcggaaaaatattcaaatatgtcgtagaatttttcatctattcaccaaattttatttgattgaCTATGTCTTGCCCACATCTTTATTATCATAATTCGCACACGTTACCACTTTATCTTATATTATACTAATATTTTACAGGTCATGCGGGAAAAGGAATGCCTAAAAAGATTGAATCATCCCTTTTTTATCAAACTTTATTTCACTTTTCAAGATGAAGAAAATCTTTATTTCGGTCTGAGTGTGGCAAAAAAAGGAGAATTGCTAGATTGTATTCTAGCTgctaaaaaatttgattttgtcaCTACTCGTTTTTACGCCGGTGAACTTGTAGCAGCACTTGAGCATATGCACTCTATCAATATTATTCATCGCGACTTGAAACCAGAAAACGTTTTATTAGATGACAATTATCATATTCAAATCACTGACTTTGGCACTGCAAAGGTAATTGAAGATGGCGACCTTTCGACAACAAGAACTAGTTCTTTCGTTGGTACCGCCCAATATGTTTCACCTGAGCTTCTCAAAGAAAAGCAAGCTTGCAAAGCTTCAGATTTATGGGCACTTGGATGTATTATACATCAAATGCATTGTGGAAAACCTCCCTTTCAAGCTCAAAATGAATACCTCACTtttcaattgattttaaaatgtcaaTACGAGTTCCCGGAAGTTTTCCATGAAGATGTCAAAGATATTGTCGAACGATTAATTGTGATAGATCCTCAGGTATTTATAGTGACCTTCTATTATGTTATTTCTCTTATTTTGACCTTTATGTGCATTTAggtcaatattatatatttctcaatatgatttaatttgatttaaatAATCCAATTGAGGTATATACGGATGTagtatatcattttattttatactcATTCCTATATTTCTCctaatttggcaatttttattCTGTAACGTTTAAAATTACTTCCAGCAATCATTTATGTTTGTTTcagcaaatttttatattttcaaaaaaacacTCTTTGATTTACTCTATTCAAACGATGAATGGGGACCATTTATATTGCTATATTCTTTTTTTGTCCTAGACTCAAAGTTCATTTATAAATGTTCATTCAGTCCAATCTATCAATGAATTAATCCTAGATCTTTTATTTCTTGCCTTTTCAGTTTATATCATTATTCAGTATATCTCCTATTTATAAACATTTCAACAGCTTTAGAAATAATTATTGGACATTAAGTGGGCATACAGATcgtgttgttgttattgttagaattcttgttgttgttgtaaaaaaacgcttttctcattaactacttgaccaattgctttgaaattttcagtagttaaatattgtatttttgacGATAAAGCAATTACTgttatttatttccaaaatttctgtgggctctgtaggattcgttttttgtgtgcaatgacattatcaaaattaaaaattctgcACCTTATGGCGGTGGAAGGTGCAGTATCGGAATTCTACAGTAACATATAACATActcgtactacttcgttttgaccttcgtttccatatatttgagcatcgctctcttatttattttataggCACGTCTTGGTAGCAGTGATCAAGAGGGATATCCATCGCTAAAGTCACACATTATGTTTGAAGGTGTGGACTGGGAAAATATTGCGAACCAGCCTGCTCCTAAAATAATGGCATCGTTGCAGAAAATTTCCAATGGACAACAGCAAACCAATATTCATGAATTGGTTGATGATTTTGATCATGCTATGTTGATTGATGCCACTGGGACAACAGAGTCTTCAAAAGTATGTAATTGGGGTAGTTcagataataattatttttttttttacacattttttGCTTCAAGCAAAGTTTGGTACAAGCAACTAGTGATGTGTAAGGAAGTATTATATATGGGAAAAACGAAATATTCCCAGTTCGGCTTCACACACTAGATGACTAGGCTGGTGAACATGCGATCTGCGCATGAGATTTTTTACCTGTATTGTCTCTCTATTCATCCACTAGGCTCAACGTGCCTTTCGTTCCCCATGTATGTCACTGAGTCGAATATATAGTCATCACAGCTGGTTTTAAACaagaatatatttgttttaaccagttcaatattaaatattgcaaCTATGGCAGCTTGTGAaaagatgatgatgatgatattTTTAAGTGGATTTGCTATTTTCAAGTACCGGTAGTAGTGATCAACTGATGGTTGAAATTAGAATTCTTACTATTACCTAATTCAATTTCCCTGAATTTAAGCtataaaatcgaaaaatttccataaaatatgGATCATATCAGATGTGATTCCAAGgattatgtattattttttgaaattcacaCAACAGGGTCAATTCTTGTTAGCTACCTTCCGGAAATATGTCTAGTTTTTGTTGGAAACGAAGTGAAATCGTTTTGtcgttatgttgttgttatgaaaaaaacgcttttccTATTAACtaccggaccaattgctttgaaattttcatgggttaataaagattgttgttgtcgctagaatgctattacttttatttatttcaaaaatatctgtggCCTCTATGGGATTCATTTTTCActttgaagttttgtgtgatgatgtcatcaaaattaagaATTTGTTTGCTGAGGTTCTGTAATCATATCTATCTTTTGTTTCTATTTCTTTCATAACAGACAAGTGAAGATCAACTTTCATCTTGTGATCCTTCGGACACTGAGGGGTTCGGACTCTCAGTAAATTTACCTGAAACAGAGAAGCAGAATTGGATGGAAAAGCAAAAGTCTTCCAAATGGCATTCGTTTTGTAAAGGGAAACTTATACTGAAACGAGgcaagttatatttttttttatcttcgaCATTTATTGACATTGATTaagtttgtttatttaaatttgttcaGAACTCTGTGATAGGAATGTGTAATATTAGATGCTTTCAGTTCCATGAATTCTTATTAATTCTTTGAAAATAAAGAACATTTATTTAACTTTtgacttctgtttgtgtatcattgtacccaaaagtttcagtaaccTGGGACACTTTGCTCAAAAGTTTTCTATAGAATGTTCCAAATGTaatgaattttgttttgtacATAGGATGATGCTGGGCATTCATtggagcaaatttttttttagattttttttttacacattAAAAACCCATTgtgacatttttttatttttcatacatttttttttcagaatatctTAAACTGTAGTAGTGCGTATATTATGATTTTAGTTGTTTTAGCTTTGGCTAATTCTAAATGAATAATGCTATTAATTTCAGGGATGCTAGTTTTATTggtttcatattatgtgatttAGAAAAATTCCTATTAGATTGTATAAGATTTCAgcagaaaattcaaaataatgatatattgtaaataggaatatttttatatatcaatTTCTTGTGTCATTTTTGATCGAGGTTGTGTATTACTGTCACATATTTTGCTTACGTAGTATTTTGAAAACTGGCTTCGTGttccatttttgaaaatattaatttatcaCATCATCATCTCTTGGTTTAGATCAAGGTGGTCTGAGGTTGTCGGCGTCGGGGCCACATTAGTCCCAAgatatttgattattatttatcattaatcaatttaattttgtattaaCAATTATGTTGGTCGTTGAAAATCTCTAACTGACATCCAATGTTTCGTCTCCCAACCTGTTCCTTGTAttagatttcaaactctttacATTGAGATTTTGTTTTCCTAAAGCAAGTACTTTTTCTCCCATATCGAGTTAAAActatgtttgaattggtcagctttcctTTCGAAACTGACTTTTAAATCAGTTTAGGCTGGTCAAGCACACTATTCAATTATCCTACCCGAATCACTTTTGTCTACTGACTTCCCCAGCTATCACTGTCGCAAGTAAATTCAACCATGTTAGTGATGCTTCAATTTGGCAGAAAATTTTCccggttatttttatgacgaacaataccaaaatgctACTTTTTGATTATCATCCATTGTTACCTATATCAGCAGATGttacgcgggccacagataatgataCAGCATGTGGCcggcgggcctgggtttggaccaccctggtttagatattatttcatttgatattAATTTATCTCGGCTAATTTAAaggaaatgtaaaatatttaatattttgattagAAATAGTTTTGAAATACCATAGCTGAAGCTCGTGGGAAAGCTGAATGTCGTAAACAAGAAAAAACCTGAAAAACAATTCCTAATTGCACTCCTTTCAATCATATTTAgttatttaatatattaaattttgaatgatctTTGCGTCAATACGatgacaaataattgactgATATTGTAAAAAAAGCAAATCTATTAAACCTCTGTTAGgtattagatattttaattCCAAATGTTATGAGCTCAGCatgatttaattttcaattttacagatCCTTTTACACGAGGCCAATGTTATTATGGATAAAATATAACAATCcattttttgtggaaaatttaAGCTATTGTATTAATCCatgaattaaaattgaaagTAGTTGCTCTCACATAGTATCAATTACAATGtacaaaatgaattgaaaagaTCATTAGTGTTCAAGTACCTTCAAGTTTTTGATATATGTATATTCAGTGTAGTCTCATATTAAAtaaatgggcgctccagaaacctttgggcagggggtatattcacttggctagcacaGAAAGTCTCGAATTCGTagtcgtaacagaactaaaataaggaaaatcagaataaaattataccctaacctggtaaacatactacgggTACCGAAAAATGTTGTATTATTTGGGAGTGTTTTAGCATATTTATCTTACAAGTAAACTGTGTTTCCTACTTACATTCCATTTGATTTATATCCTTTGTAGCCTTTCATCTTATTGGTTTATTAAATTTGATGCTTAATGAAACCTCTATCTTAACTTTCTTGCACTGCAAAGATTAATCTCTATGAATGCCCTAATTCagaatatattcgatattcCATGTtcgaaaatttgatttcagaaTTTACTATTATTCAAAGTAGTCAATTATTGAATTTTACCATCCCCTGACTGTAAAATCTAAACTAGGTTGCAGATTATGTCCTAAAATAATGACAAGTGaattgaatttagttttctatgaattCACTTTGTTTCttggtattttttatatttcaaaaacactttCTCAGCTGCCCTGGTTATCTTGTATTATCTGTGGCGTGTGAGGCCCTGGTATTCATTTACAATTTACGTCACCAATCAGGATGTCGTAACCTTGTTGTTAGTTCGGATTAGCATAATAGACGTGGGTTGACAATACCAAATAACATACCAATATTAATACAAACTATAAACATATCAAAACAACAGAAAAATTGATTGTGTCATTTGATGATCAATTATAGGAATGTgcaaaatgatttcaaataataattgaTGCCAagagaataataaattaatggaatacaaaaatatttgtcacaaCCAAGATCCTTGTAACGGCCGCTATGTTATTAATGATGTGTGTTTTCCTATGAAAATGACTATTGCCCCAAATGTATAACAGTTTTTTGGCTATTGAAACAAACACTTCGCACTCTTTAGTTCTCAAGAAAATAAATCCCAGTTAGCACTGTTTAAAAATTATCTCTCTTGGAAATGGCCATATAATAAAATGTAATGGTATATCTTCCTACCAGGGATGTTCAATACGAATCGAATgttcgaatacattcaaaattcattatattcGATATGGTAAAATTTTAACTTTAGGAATAATCGAGTACATTTTCATTTGGATTTTGAGCCCCCAAACAAGCAGATCAAAACATATGATATATCAACTGGTAACGAACAAGACAGAGGAAGAAATGATCTTTTTATTCATGTCGTATAAATATGATCAAAATGAAGATATATTGATTCATATATCATATAATTGTTCATGTGAACTTGCccccaatttagaatgtattcaatattcTCAGTGATGTGTCCAACTCACAACACAAAAACGATTGAAAATCACTGCCGTATAGCTATGAAAATCTCAAACAACATACACTGGTATcgcaaattgaaaaattgaggTTCGGTTTATAGACTAAGTGTGGACTTTTTTGTCTTTGTAAAGCTTTGTTTTACATTGATTTTCGAATTCAACATATCTATGGCCAATTTGTTTTTACAGTCTTACCTCACAAATTCTTTTTGTTGATTATTTGATATAGTCATCACTGTTATCACGCATATTTACTGGAAAACGCTATGTGAGTAAATATTGAGTGAGTTTCTCATATGTTTGTTGTTTACCCAAACCAGAGTTATTTAATTAAACCGGGGTTGTTTGCCCCACATAGAATTTCGGGTAATTCATTTTTGGAATGACTCAAACTGTGATTGCAAGCACAAGTCGGCCGGTCACAGCTTACAGAGTCTatcgttttttttatcatttataggCTATATTATAAAGTACGTGACATTAGACAATTTGTAACATTTTCAGTTACAAGTAAGCAGTTCAGTTTTAATCACCAATCATGTTTAATGTGCcttattttttgatttaaaaacatattGAATCGTTGGGGATTGATGCCACCAAGAATATCTCTTAGTAACAGTATACTTGGCCAGCACTGAGTTTCCCAATTGTATGACCCCAGACATTTCTTCTTCTACTATTAACTATACCAGAATAAACTATTTGATGCACATTTTGAATGTGTTTTTCTGGTACTTATGAACTAGTTTACTTGTTTTCAAACTATCactttgattcaaaatatttaataacttCGAAGAAAATTCTTTGCTGTAATACTTCATTGGTTAGAGCTCTCATCCTTGAAAAAACTTGAATCCTTGAAAAAAACgttctttttctaaaattttagtTACCGGTAAGTGAAATTCACAATTTCCTAGCTGTGTTCTTGATCATATTAACTTGATCTGTTTCAAGTCTCTTAGTCAAATTGCATTTACTGGTAAATGTGGCACCACCATACTATATATGATACTTGTAACTCTTGGTGATTCAGTTATCATCCATATCTCTGCGCAGAGAtaagtttttcaattttgagtgattattttaaacataattgtcttataaaattgaaaatgttcttttctttttcaaaagTTAAAGGATTTTTAATACTAACTTCTTGGACAAAATTGATCCAACTAGAATAACTGAATACGAAGAACAATTTTTTAGTCCACATGCGAACCAACCATGCCGGTTTGGTAGATACTATTCGCTCTGAAGTTATCAGAGGACACCGAAactaaattgaaagaaattgtGCTTAACTTCGTCAAATTTCTTTTTTGTAATTGTCtcattttgtttaatttcaGGTATGATGGAAAAGAAGAGAGGTCTGTCTGTAAAACTAAGGCAGTTTATATTAACCGAAGGACCCAGGCTTATTTATGTTGATCCGGTATCTCTACAACAAAAAGGGGAAATTCCATGGTCTGAAAAACTTTCTGTCGAGTTGAAAACCTTTCGTATTTTTTATGTGCACACGCCAAATCGCACATATCACCTGATTGATAAAAGTAACAATGCTATTAAATGGTGCAAAAAAATTCAGGAAGTATCAAGGCATTACTTTGGAAATAGTGAAAAGGGTAACTCTTCTTCATGACGCCAGGGTTGTCAGGTTTGTTAGATAGGGATGTCCATTATgctcaaattttcaaaaagggGTCTGCTATCTTTAACATTGGAGATGTGTCGATAAATCTGTAACACTAAAATCCATAGTATCTTTTATTCAAGCAATGTTGTATGTTTTAGAAAGCATATTATCAATTTCAGAATGCTAAATTGGTGAATTATCTTTAAATCAgcatatcaaattt from the Styela clava chromosome 5, kaStyClav1.hap1.2, whole genome shotgun sequence genome contains:
- the LOC120343953 gene encoding 3-phosphoinositide-dependent protein kinase 1-like, with the translated sequence MAEGVTDQTPKKEIKKCRSDFRFGQVLGEGSYSTVILAEEKTTKKEFAIKIIQKRHIMKERKTAHVMREKECLKRLNHPFFIKLYFTFQDEENLYFGLSVAKKGELLDCILAAKKFDFVTTRFYAGELVAALEHMHSINIIHRDLKPENVLLDDNYHIQITDFGTAKVIEDGDLSTTRTSSFVGTAQYVSPELLKEKQACKASDLWALGCIIHQMHCGKPPFQAQNEYLTFQLILKCQYEFPEVFHEDVKDIVERLIVIDPQARLGSSDQEGYPSLKSHIMFEGVDWENIANQPAPKIMASLQKISNGQQQTNIHELVDDFDHAMLIDATGTTESSKTSEDQLSSCDPSDTEGFGLSVNLPETEKQNWMEKQKSSKWHSFCKGKLILKRGMMEKKRGLSVKLRQFILTEGPRLIYVDPVSLQQKGEIPWSEKLSVELKTFRIFYVHTPNRTYHLIDKSNNAIKWCKKIQEVSRHYFGNSEKGNSSS